One Lutra lutra chromosome 18, mLutLut1.2, whole genome shotgun sequence genomic window carries:
- the SRRM2 gene encoding serine/arginine repetitive matrix protein 2 isoform X1 yields the protein MYNGIGLPTPRGSGTNGYVQRNLSLVRGRRGERPDYKGEEELRRLEAALVKRPNPDILDHERKRRVELRCLELEEMMEEQGYEEQQIQEKVATFRLMLLEKDVNPGGKEETPGQRPAVTETHQLAELNEKKNERLRAAFGISDSYVDGSSFDPQRRAREAKQPAPEPPKPYSLVRESSSSRSPTPKQKKKKKKKDRGRRSESSSPRRERKKSSKKKKHRSESESKKRKHRSPTPKSKRKSKDKKRKRSRSTTPAPKSRRAHRSTSADSASSSDTSRSRSRSAAAKTHTTALTGRSPSPVSGRRGEGDAPSKEPGTTNTGQPSSPEPSTKQPSSPHEDKDKEKSAGRLSPSPERSSTGPEPPAPTLLLAEQHGGSPQPLETTTLSQEPVNPPSEASPPRGRSLPKSPEKPAQSSSESCPPSPQPTKVSRHASSSPESPKPAPAPGSRREISSSPASKSRSHGRAKRDKSHSPTPSRRVGRSRSPTTTKRGRSRSRTPTKRGHSRSRSPQWRRSRSAQRWGRSRSPQRRGRSRSPQRLGWSRSRNTQRRGRSRSARRGRSHSRSPATRGRSRSRTPARRARSRSRTPARRRSRSRTPARRRSRSRTPARRGRSRSRTPARRRSRTRSPVRRRSRSRSPARRSGRSRSRTPARRGRSRSRTPTRRGRSRSRTPARRGRSRSRTPARRGRSRSRTPARRRSHSRSVVRRGRSHSRTPQRRGRSGSSSERKNKSRTSQRRSRSNSSPEMKKSRISSRRSRSLSSPRSKAKSRLSLRRSLSGSSPCPKQKSQTPPRRSRSGSSQPKAKSRTPPRRSRSGSSPPSNQKSKTPSRQSCSSSSPQPKVKSGTPPRQGSVTSSQANEQSVTPQIQSRSESSPDPEVKSATPSRHSCSGSSPPRVKSSTSPRRSRSGSSSPQPKVKAVMSPVQSHSGSSSPSPSRVTSKTPPRQSRSESPCSKVEARLLQRHSRSRSSSPDTKVKPGTPSRQSHSGSTSPYPKAKPQTPSGHNICGSKSPCSQEKLKDLTAQSSGSFSLCPGVKTNTSPGELYFAAASLQQKGQSQTSPDPRSDTSSPEMKQSHSESPSVQSKSQTPLKGGRSRSSSPITEPAPRSPAKQASELSSPRLKSGMSPEQSKSQSDSSPYPAVDSKSLMGQSRLEPSELKEKTVLLLQEEMTASSPRPRDKSSPLPVQDKPDSSPVLREIPKTPSRERGGGVGSSPDPKDQSVLAKPSQDEELMEVVEKSEESSKQVLSHLSPELKEVAGSNFESSPEIEERPTVSLTLDQSQSQTSLEVEGPAVPSTWSGPHFSPEHKELSNSPPRENSFGSPLEFRNSSAVAEMNTGFSPEVKEDLNGSFPNQLETDPFVDLKEQSTRSSRRSSSELSPDAVEKAGMSSNQSVSSPVLDAVPRTPSRERSSSASPELKDGLPRTPSRRSRSGSSPGLRDGSGTPSRHSLSGSSPGMKDIPRTPSRGRSECDSSPEPKALPQTPRPRSRSPSSPELNNKCLTPQRERSGSESSVEQKTVARTPLGQRSRSGSSQELDGKPSASPQERSESDSSPDSKAKIRVPLRERSRSGSSPEVESKSRPSPRRSRSGSSPEVKDKPRAAPRAQSGSDSSPEPKTPALRALPRRSRSGSSSKGRGPSPEGSSSSESSPEHPPKSRTVRRSSRSSPEPKTKSRTPPRRRSSRSSPELTRKARLSRRSRSASSSPETRSRTPPRRRRSPSVSSPEPAEKSRSSRRRRSASSPRAKTTSRRGRSPSPKPRGLQRSRSRSRREKTRTTRRRDRSGSSQSTSRRRQRSRSRSRVTRRRRGGSGYHSRSPARQESSRTSSRRRRGRSRTPPTSRKRSRSRTSPAPWKRSRSRASPATHRRSRSRTPLVSRRRSRSRTSPVSRRRSRSRTSVTRRRSRSRASPVSRRRSRSRTPPVTRRRSRSRTPTRRRSRSRTPPVTRRRSRSRTPPVTRRRSRSRTSITRRRSRSRTSPVTRRRSRSRTSPVNRRRSRSRTSPVTRRRSRSRTPPAIRRRSRSRTPLLPRKRSRSRSSLAIRRRSRSRTPRTTRGKRSLTRSPPAIRRRSASGSSSDRSRSASPPATRNHSGSRTPPVALNSSRMSCFSRPSMSPTPLDRCRSPGMLEPLGSSRTPMSVLQQAGGSLMDGPGPRIPDHPRTSVPENHAQSRIALALTAISLGTARPPPSMSAAGLAARMSQVPAPVPLMSLRTAPAAGLASRIPAASAAAMNLASARTPAIPAAVNLADSRTPATAAAMNLASPRTAVAPSAVNLADPRTPTAPAVNLAGARTPAALAALSLTSSGTSPAAANYPSSSRTPQAAAPANLVGPRSAHATAPVNIASSRTPPALAPASLTSARMAPALSGANLTSPRVPLSAYERVSGRTSPPLLDRARSRTPPGGPGSRTPPSALSQSRMTSERAPSPASRMVQAPSQCVLPPAQDRPRSPVPSAFSDQSRAMLAQTTPVAGSQSLSSGTVAKTTSSAGDHNGMLSGPVPGMSHPEGGEPPASTGAQQPSALAALQPAKERRSSSSSSSSSSSSSSSSSSSSSSSSSSGSSSSDSEGSSLPAQPEVALKRVPSPVPAPKEAAREGRPQELTPAKRKRRSSSSSSSSSSSSSSSSSSSSSSSSSSSSSSSSSSSSSSTSSPSPAKPGPQVLPKPASPKKPPPGERRSRSPRKPIDSLRDSRSLSYSPAERRRPSPQPSPRDQQSSSERGSRRGQRGDSRSPGHKRRRETPSPRPVRHRSSRSP from the exons ATGTACAACGGGATCGGGCTGCCGACGCCCCGGGGCAGCGGCACCAACGGCTACGTCCAGCGCAACCTGTCCCTGGTGCGGGGCCGCCGGGGTGAGCGGCCTGACTACAAGGGAGAGGAGGAACTGCGGCGCCTGGAGGCTGCCCTGGTGAAGCGGCCTAATCCTGACATCCTGGACCACGAGCGCAAGCGGCGCGTGGAGCTGCGATGCCTCGAGCTGGAGGAGATGATGgaagagcaggg GTACGAGGAACAGCAAATTCAGGAAAAAGTGGCTACTTTTCGACTCATGTTGCTGGAGAAGGATGTGAACCCTGGGGGCAAGGAAGAGACCCCAGGACAGAGGCCAGC GGTAACTGAGACTCACCAGTTGGCagaactgaatgagaagaaaaatgagcGACTCCGCGCTGCCTTTGGCATCAGCGATTCCTATGTGGACGGCAGCTCTTTTGATCCTCAGCGCCGTGCTCGAGAAGCTAAACAACCAGCTCCAGAGCCCCCTAAACCTTACAG CCTTGTCCGGGAGTCCAGCAGTTCCCGCTCACCAAccccaaagcaaaagaagaaaaaaaagaagaaagatagaggACG CAGGTCAGAGAGCAGCTCTCCTCGacgggagaggaagaagagctcTAAGAAGAAGAAGCACAG GTCAGAGTCTGAATCCAAAAAACGGAAGCATAG GTCTCCCACTCCAAAGAGCAAACGTAAATCTAAGGACAAGAAGAGGAAGCG GTCTCGAAGTACAACACCAGCCCCCAAGAGCCGCCGGGCCCACCGTTCAACATCTGCtgactctgcttcctcttctgatACTTCCCGTAGTCG GTCTCGAAGTGCAGCAGCAAAAACCCATACAACTGCCTTGACTGGGCGAAGTCCTTCCCCCGTTTCAGGGCGGCGAGGGGAGGGAGATGCACCTTCTAAGGAACCAGGTACCACCAACACAGGGCAGCCTAGCAGCCCAGAGCCCTCTACAAAGCAGCCTAGCAGTCCGCATGAAGACAAAGACAAGGAG AAATCTGCAGGTCGACTTAGCCCCTCTCCGGAAAGGAGCAGCACAGGCCCAGAACCACCTGCTCCCACTCTGCTCCTTGCTGAGCAACATGGCGGCTCCCCACAACCCCTTGAAACAACCACCTTAAGTCAGGAGCCAGTGAACCCCCCATCTGAGGCTTCCCCACCCAGGGGCCGTTCACTACCTAAGTCTCCTGAGAAACCAGCCCAGTCTTCTTCAGAGAGCTGTCCACCATCCCCTCAACCCACCAAAGTTTCTCGACATGCGAGCTCTTCCCCTGAAAGTCCTAAACCTGCACCAGCTCCTGGGTCCCGCCGAGAGATTTCTTCTTCTCCCGCATCCAAGAGTCGTTCACATGGCCGGGCAAAGCGGGATAAGTCACATTCTCCTACCCCTTCTCGAAGGGTAGGAAGGTCCCGTAGCCCTACCACTACTAAGAGGGGACGCTCTCGGTCTCGAACCCCTACCAAGAGAGGTCATTCTCGGTCCCGGTCCCCTCAGTGGCGTAGGTCCCGGTCTGCACAGAGGTGGGGACGATCCAGAAGCCCCCAGCGACGTGGGCGCTCTAGGTCTCCTCAGCGACTAGGCTGGTCTAGAAGCAGAAATACCCAGAGAAGAGGCAGGTCTAGATCGGCGAGGCGAGGCAGGTCACATTCTAGATCCCCAGCCACTAGGGGCAGATCTCGTTCTAGAACGCCAGCCCGTCGGGCCAGGTCTCGCTCTAGAACACCCGCCAGGCGGAGATCACGATCCAGAACACCCGCCAGGCGTAGGTCTCGCTCTAGAACACCAGCCCGGCGGGGCAGATCTCGCTCTAGAACACCTGCTAGGCGCAGATCTAGGACCCGATCACCAGTACGACGGAGGTCTCGTAGCAGATCACCAGCCAGGAGAAGTGGCAGGTCACGTTCTAGAACCCCAGCAAGACGTGGTCGGTCACGCTCTAGAACCCCAACCAGAAGAGGGAGATCTCGGTCTAGAACACCTGCAAGACGAGGACGGTCTCGGTCTAGGACACCTGCAAGGCGAGGACGGTCTCGGTCTAGGACACCTGCAAGACGAAGATCTCATAGTAGAAGTGTAGTTAGACGGGGTAGATCTCACTCTAGAACTCCACAAAGAAGAGGCAGATCTGGTTCATCTTCAGAGCGGAAGAACAAATCCAGAACGTCACAGAGAAGGAGCAGGTCTAACTCAAGCCCAGAAATGAAAAAATCTCGCATTTCTTCAAGGCGGAGTAGGTCTCTCTCTTCACCACGGTCCAAAGCAAAATCTCGCTTGTCTTTGAGGCGAAGCCTTTCAGGGTCCTCTCCGTGTCCTAAACAGAAGTCTCAGACACCACCAAGGCGCAGTCGCTCTGGATCATCCCAACCAAAAGCTAAATCTAGGACGCCACCAAGGCGAAGTCGTTCTggttcttctcctccttctaATCAGAAATCTAAAACACCATCAAGACAAAGTTGTTCCAGTTCATCTCCTCAACCTAAAGTGAAGTCTGGAACGCCACCAAGGCAAGGGTCTGTAACAAGTTCCCAGGCAAATGAACAATCTGTAACACCACAAATACAGAGCCGTTCAGAATCATCACCTGACCCTGAGGTGAAATCTGCAACCCCTTCGAGACATAGCTGCTCTGGGTCCTCTCCTCCTAGAGTGAAATCTAGCACATCTCCGAGACGGAGCCGATCTGGGTCATCATCTCCACAACCCAAAGTGAAGGCAGTCATGTCACCCGTCCAAAGCCATTCTGGCTCCTCTTCTCCAAGTCCTAGCAGGGTGACCTCTAAAACACCTCCAAGGCAAAGCAGATCAGAGTCTCCTTGCTCCAAGGTGGAAGCTAGATTATTGCAAAGACACAGCCGTTCTAGGTCCTCCTCACCAGATACCAAAGTGAAACCTGGAACGCCATCAAGACAAAGTCACTCAGGGTCTACTTCGCCATACCCTAAGGCCAAGCCCCAAACTCCATCAGGGCACAATATTTGTGGATCAAAGTCACCATGTTCCCAAGAGAAATTGAAAGACTTAACAGCACAAAGTTCTGgatccttctctctgtgtccaggAGTAAAGACTAACACATCACCAGGAGAGCTGTATTTTGCTGCCGCCTCTTTGCAACAGAAAGGACAATCTCAAACTTCACCAGACCCTAGGTCTGATACTTCAAGTCCCGAAATGAAACAGAGTCACTCTGAGTCTCCGTCTGTGCAGAGCAAATCTCAGACACCTCTTAAAGGTGGCCGGTCCAGGTCCTCATCTCCAATCACTGAGCCGGCCCCCAGATCTCCGGCAAAACAAGCAAGTGAATTGTCAAGTCCTAGGCTAAAATCTGGAATGTCTCCTGAGCAGAGCAAGTCTCAGTCTGACTCTTCCCCATATCCTGCAGTGGACTCTAAATCTCTTATGGGGCAGAGTAGATTGGAGCCTTCtgaattgaaagagaaaacagtctTACTCCTTCAGGAGGAGATGACTGCGTCCTCTCCTAGACCAAGAGACAAATCGAGTCCTCTTCCAGTGCAGGACAAGCCTGATTCCTCACCAGTACTCAGAGAGATACCTAAAACCCCATCAAGGGAAAGAGGTGGTGGTGTTGGATCATCTCCAGATCCAAAAGACCAAAGTGTGTTAGCTAAGCCAAGCCAAGATGAAGAATTAATGGAGGTGGTAGAGAAATCAGAAGAATCCTCAAAGCAGGTCCTCTCCCATTTGTCTCCAGAACTTAAAGAAGTGGCTGGGAGTAACTTTGAATCATCTCCTGAAATAGAAGAAAGACCCACTGTGTCTCTGACTCTTGACCAAAGCCAGTCGCAGACTTCCTTGGAAGTAGAAGGCCCTGCAGTGCCGTCAACTTGGAGTGGGCCACATTTTTCTCCAGAACATAAAGAACTCTCTAACTCTCCCCCAAGGGAGAATAGTTTTGGATCACCTTTAGAATTCAGAAACTCAAGTGCTGTTGCAGAAATGAATACTGGGTTTTCTCCTGAAGTCAAAGAAGACTTGAATGGATCTTTTCCTAATCAGCTGGAGACAGATCCATTTGTAGACCTTAAAGAACAATCTACAAGGTCTTCTAGACGCAGCAGTTCTGAGTTATCCCCAGATGCAGTGGAAAAAGCGGGAATGTCTTCAAATCAGAGTGTTTCCTCACCAGTACTTGATGCAGTACCCAGAACACCGTCACGGGAAAGAAGTAGCTCTGCCTCTCCTGAGCTGAAAGATGGCTTACCCAGAACCCCTTCACGGAGAAGCAGGTCTGGGTCTTCTCCAGGACTTAGAGATGGGTCTGGGACTCCCTCAAGACACAGTTTGTCTGGGTCCTCTCCTGGAATGAAAGATATACCTAGAACACCATCCAGGGGGAGAAGCGAATGTGATTCTTCTCCAGAACCAAAAGCTTTGCCTCAGACTCCTAGACCAAGAAGTCGTTCACCATCGTCCCCGGAGCTCAACAACAAGTGTCTCAccccccagagagagagaagtggatcAGAATCCTCAGTTGAACAGAAGACTGTAGCTAGGACTCCGCTTGGTCAGAGAAGTCGATCTGGATCTTCTCAAGAACTTGATGGGAAACCAAGTGCATCCCCTCAAGAAAGAAGCGAGTCAGACTCCTCTCCAGATTCTAAAGCTAAGATACGAGTGCCACTCAGAGAGAGGAGTCGCTCTGGATCATCTCCAGAGGTGGAGAGCAAATCGCGCCCTTCTCCTCGGCGCAGTAGATCTGGCTCCTCTCCTGAAGTTAAAGATAAGCCAAGAGCAGCACCCAGGGCACAGAGTGGTTCTGATTCCTCTCCTGAACCCAAGACTCCTGCCCTTCGGGCTCTTCCCAGACGAAGCAGATCAGGTTCATcaagcaaaggcagaggcccttCTCCTGAAGGAAGCAGCAGTTCAGAGTCATCTCCAGAACACCCACCCAAATCCAGAACTGTTAGGAGAAGCTCTAGGTCCTCACCAGAGCCCAAGACCAAGTCCCGTACTCCACCTCGCCGTCGCAGCTCTCGATCGTCTCCTGAGCTGACCAGGAAGGCCAGACTTTCTCGTAGAAGCCGGTCTGCGTCGTCCTCACCAGAGACCCGTTCTAGAACTCCCCCAAGACGCCGAAGAAGTCCTTCAGTGTCTTCCCCAGAGCCAGCTGAAAAGTCGAGATCCTCACGCCGCCGGCGCTCAGCTTCATCCCCACGTGCTAAGACAACCTCAAGGAGAGGCCGTTCTCCTTCGCCAAAGCCTCGTGGGCTCCAGAGGTCCCGTTCCCGCTCAAGGAGGGAGAAAACCAGAACGACTCGACGTCGAGATAGATCTGGATCTTCTCAGTCAACCTCTCGGAGAAGACAGAGGAGCCGGTCAAGGTCTCGGGTCACTCGTCGGAGGAGGGGAGGCTCTGGTTACCACTCAAGGTCTCCTGCCCGGCAGGAGAGTTCCCGAACTTCTTCCCGGCGCCGAAGAGGCCGTTCTCGGACACCCCCAACCAGTCGGAAGCGGTCCCGCTCACGCACTTCACCAGCCCCATGGAAACGTTCAAGGTCTCGGGCCTCTCCTGCCACTCACCGGCGATCCCGCTCCAGAACACCTCTGGTCAGCCGCCGTCGGTCCAGGTCTCGAACCTCACCAGTCAGTCGGAGACGATCAAGGTCCAGGACATCAGTGACTCGACGAAGATCTCGATCCAGAGCATCCCCAGTGAGTCGAAGGCGATCCAGGTCTAGAACGCCACCGGTAACCCGCCGTCGTTCGAGGTCCAGAACACCAACACGCCGGCGCTCCCGTTCTAGAACTCCACCAGTGACCCGAAGAAGGTCTAGATCTAGGACTCCACCAGTAACCAGGAGGCGATCACGAAGCAGAACATCTATTACTCGCAGAAGATCGAGATCCAGAACATCCCCAGTTACTCGTAGGAGATCTAGATCTCGCACGTCTCCAGTAAATCGCAGGAGGTCCCGCTCTCGAACCTCTCCAGTGACACGCCGCCGATCTCGATCCCGAACGCCTCCAGCTATTCGGCGCCGCTCTAGGTCTCGGACCCCACTGTTGCCACGCAAACGTTCTCGAAGTCGCTCTTCACTTGCCATCCGCCGCCGTTCTAGGTCCCGTACTCCGCGAACAACTCGGGGCAAACGGTCCTTAACAAGATCTCCTCCTGCCATCCGAAGGCGTTCTGCATCTGGAAGTAGTTCTGACCGTTCACGTTCTGCTAGTCCTCCAGCAACAAGGAATCATTCTGGTTCTCGGACACCTCCAGTAGCACTCAATAGCTCCAGAATGAGCTGCTTTAGTCGTCCTAGCATGTCACCAACACCTCTGGACCGCTGTCGATCACCTGGAATGCTCGAACCCCTTGGCAGCTCTAGAACACCCATGTCTGTCCTGCAGCAGGCTGGTGGCTCTCTGATGGATGGTCCAGGTCCTCGAATTCCTGATCACCCAAGAACATCTGTGCCAGAAAATCATGCGCAGTCAAGAATTGCGCTTGCCCTGACAGCCATCAGTCTTGGCACTGCTCGGCCGCCTCCATCCATGTCTGCTGCTGGCCTTGCTGCAAGAATGTCCCAGGTTCCAGCTCCAGTGCCTCTTATGAGTCTCAGAACGGCCCCAGCTGCTGGCCTTGCCAGTAGGATTCCTGCAGCCTCTGCAGCAGCCATGAACCTGGCCAGCGCCAGGACACCTGCCATACCAGCGGCAGTGAATCTGGCTGACTCGAGAACACCAGCTACAGCAGCAGCCATGAACTTGGCCAGTCCCAGAACAGCTGTGGCACCTTCTGCTGTGAACCTTGCTGACCCTCGCACCCCTACAGCCCCAGCTGTGAATCTGGCAGGAGCCAGAACCCCAGCTGCCTTGGCGGCTTTGAGTCTCACCAGTTCTGGCACATCCCCAGCTGCTGCAAACTATCCCTCCAGCTCCAGAACACCCCAGGCCGCAGCCCCTGCAAACCTGGTGGGTCCTAGATCTGCACATGCCACAGCTCCTGTGAATATTGCCAGCTCAAGAACCCCTCCTGCCTTGGCACCTGCAAGCCTCACCAGTGCTAGAATGGCTCCAGCCTTGTCTGGTGCAAACCTTACCAGCCCCAGGGTGCCCCTGTCTGCCTACGAGCGTGTTAGTGGCAGAACCTCACCACCGCTTCTTGACAGAGCGAGATCCAGAACCCCGCCGGGAGGCCCAGGTTCCAGAACCCCACCATCTGCCCTGAGCCAGTCTAGAATGACCTCTGAGCgggctccctctcctgcctctagAATGGTCCAGGCTCCCTCACAGTGTGTTCTCCCTCCAGCTCAGGATAGACCTAGGTCCCCTGTGCCGTCTGCTTTTTCTGACCAGTCCCGAGCTATGCTTGCCCAGACCACCCCTGTAGCAGGGTCTCAGTCCCTTTCCTCTGGGACAGTGGCCAAGACCACGTCCTCTGCTGGTGACCACAACGGCATGCTCTCTGGCCCTGTCCCTGGGATGTCCCATCCTGAGGGTGGGGAACCACCTGCCTCCACTGGGGCCCAGCAGCCTTCTGCACTGGCCGCCCTGCAGCCGGCAAAGGAGCGGCggagttcctcctcctcctcctcctccagttcCTCTTCGTCGTCGTCGTCTTCAtcgtcctcttcctcctcctcctcttctggttCCAGTTCCAGCGACTCAGAGGGCTCTAGCCTTCCTGCTCAACCTGAGGTAGCACTGAAGAG GGTGCCCAGCCCCGTCCCAGCCCCAAAGGAGGCTGCTCGAGAGGGACGTCCTCAGGAGCTGACCCCAGCCAAGCGGAAGAGGCGCTCTAGTAGCTCCagttccagctcctcctcctcttcctcctcctcctcctcctcttcgtcctcctcctcctcctcttcgtcgtcgtcctcctcctcttcctcctcctcctcttctacttcctccccctcccctgctaaGCCTGGCCCTCAGGTCTTGCCCAAACCTGCAAGCCCCAAGAAGCCGCCCCCTGGCGAGCGGAG GTCCCGTAGTCCCCGGAAGCCAATAGACTCCCTCCGAGACTCTCGGTCCCTCAGCTACTCACCTGCGGAGCGCCGccgcccctcaccccagccctcgCCACGGGACCAGCAGAG CAGCAGCGAACGGGGTTCCCGCAGAGGCCAGCGTGGGGACAGCCGCTCCCCGGGCCACAAGCGCAGGAGGGAGACACCCAGCCCCCGTCCCGTGCGGCACCGCTCCTCCAG GTCTCCTTGA